From the genome of Ectobacillus sp. JY-23, one region includes:
- a CDS encoding AraC family transcriptional regulator: MSIINGISLLDIQVSSQEIYSADINTSKKFMLLYVSAGSGLLIEGEKEAFLYEGMSYWSNQSVHITSREAMHVYILFWDIEAKWTQLPLIQQPPLKLIPLWEELLHLQQGCSFSERCRFNAAAWNLISLLTDDTSYDSIQEAIWFMKENVSKVYTIAELATNAGMTPTSFTRAFKKKIGISPKEFLNEQRIKLAKELMQHHENITTKDIALQVGLQDEFYFSRLFKKKEGMPPSVYMKKFHERRA, from the coding sequence TTGTCGATTATAAATGGGATTTCTTTGTTAGATATCCAAGTTTCTTCACAAGAAATATACAGTGCTGATATAAATACAAGCAAAAAATTCATGCTTTTGTATGTGAGCGCAGGCAGTGGCTTACTTATAGAAGGAGAGAAAGAAGCTTTCTTATATGAAGGAATGAGCTATTGGAGTAATCAAAGTGTACATATTACATCAAGAGAAGCTATGCATGTATATATACTATTTTGGGATATCGAAGCAAAATGGACACAGCTTCCTTTGATACAACAACCACCACTAAAACTTATTCCACTATGGGAGGAGTTGTTGCATTTGCAACAGGGATGTTCTTTTTCCGAGCGATGCCGCTTTAACGCAGCCGCATGGAATCTGATTTCATTGTTAACCGATGACACTTCCTATGACAGTATTCAAGAAGCTATATGGTTTATGAAGGAAAATGTTTCGAAGGTATATACAATTGCAGAATTGGCTACGAATGCAGGAATGACACCAACTTCATTTACAAGAGCGTTTAAAAAAAAGATAGGGATATCTCCAAAAGAATTTTTAAATGAACAAAGAATTAAGTTGGCAAAAGAGTTAATGCAGCATCACGAAAACATTACAACAAAAGATATTGCCTTGCAGGTCGGGTTGCAGGATGAATTTTATTTTAGTCGATTATTCAAGAAAAAAGAAGGTATGCCACCTTCTGTATATATGAAAAAATTTCATGAAAGACGTGCTTAA
- a CDS encoding IucA/IucC family siderophore biosynthesis protein, which translates to MHTVCEATERVIRQLVEALLYENLVVFEEVLQQNNTCIYYIQGQSEQYVCTGKRTGFERVRLKSDIKRQSGAPVLLQELVAELLPAAIQSEILHELERTIHLSNWNKMNVNHILRRQMNYEELESAIDEGHPYHPCYKARTGFSDYDHERFGPEAGGAFYLYWLAVKREHTKLMLPTEEQSFWQKELGGYDWKMLITELYQQGGNIMDYTFLPVHPWQWKQCKEKWDSLITEKELIPLGYAGDLYRATQSIRTLWNQDNSLKSYIKLSMNMSNTSAKRVLAPESVTSAPSVSRWLRTVISSDSYFHSCGFQILEEYAGVVYDPASIQLRALTEGQLGVIWRKSVRHYVNEGENVLPFTALLVTEQDHAPFVDTWIQKYGLQAWFTQLVNVAVLPVWHLLLAHGIAIEAHAQNLLLVHKEGWPLRVIARDFHESVEYTEEFIANGEWVPDFSTYHEHYQQAEPDKYFCMSSVEALRELFTDTMFVFHFSELIYVMSEYYKVDELLFWKLIYKAMNLHIESRPHLRERAEGLCWEDSFVQVESLLKRKLYNAKSEYHHTVQNTLAVAAEKGDISYVVC; encoded by the coding sequence ATGCACACAGTGTGTGAGGCAACAGAACGAGTAATAAGGCAGCTTGTAGAAGCATTATTATATGAAAACTTAGTAGTATTTGAAGAGGTTTTGCAGCAAAACAATACGTGTATCTACTATATACAAGGGCAGTCCGAGCAGTATGTGTGTACAGGAAAAAGAACGGGGTTCGAACGAGTTAGACTCAAATCAGACATAAAGCGCCAAAGTGGTGCCCCTGTATTGTTGCAAGAACTTGTAGCAGAGTTATTACCGGCAGCCATTCAAAGTGAAATACTTCACGAATTAGAAAGGACAATTCATCTTAGCAATTGGAACAAAATGAATGTGAATCATATCTTACGCAGACAGATGAACTATGAGGAGCTGGAGTCCGCCATTGATGAAGGACATCCGTATCATCCTTGCTATAAAGCGCGCACAGGCTTTTCTGATTACGACCATGAGCGCTTCGGTCCTGAAGCGGGAGGAGCATTTTACTTATACTGGCTCGCTGTAAAAAGAGAGCATACAAAGCTCATGCTGCCAACGGAAGAACAAAGCTTTTGGCAAAAAGAGCTGGGTGGCTATGATTGGAAGATGCTGATTACGGAGTTATATCAGCAAGGCGGAAATATAATGGATTACACGTTTTTGCCTGTGCATCCTTGGCAGTGGAAGCAATGTAAGGAAAAGTGGGACTCGCTTATTACAGAAAAAGAACTCATTCCGCTTGGTTACGCGGGAGATTTGTACCGGGCCACGCAATCTATTCGTACGCTTTGGAATCAAGACAATTCGCTTAAATCTTATATTAAGTTATCTATGAATATGAGTAACACATCAGCAAAACGGGTGCTTGCGCCGGAGTCTGTAACCTCTGCACCGTCAGTATCCCGTTGGTTGCGTACGGTTATTTCATCAGATTCATATTTTCACAGCTGCGGGTTTCAAATATTAGAAGAGTATGCGGGAGTTGTGTATGATCCTGCTTCTATACAACTGAGAGCTCTTACCGAGGGGCAGCTTGGTGTAATTTGGAGAAAAAGCGTGCGGCACTATGTAAATGAAGGTGAAAACGTACTACCATTCACTGCTCTTCTTGTAACAGAGCAAGATCATGCGCCGTTTGTCGATACATGGATTCAAAAATATGGCTTACAAGCCTGGTTCACGCAGCTTGTGAATGTTGCTGTTTTACCTGTATGGCATCTACTGCTTGCCCACGGCATCGCAATTGAAGCACATGCACAAAACTTATTACTGGTTCATAAAGAAGGTTGGCCGCTTCGCGTAATCGCCCGGGACTTTCATGAAAGTGTAGAGTATACAGAAGAGTTTATTGCAAACGGGGAATGGGTGCCGGATTTTTCAACGTATCACGAGCATTATCAACAGGCAGAACCTGATAAATACTTTTGTATGTCCTCTGTGGAAGCATTGCGGGAGTTATTTACAGATACGATGTTTGTATTTCATTTCAGTGAATTGATTTATGTAATGAGTGAGTATTACAAGGTGGATGAATTGCTATTTTGGAAGCTGATTTATAAGGCAATGAATTTGCACATTGAAAGCAGGCCGCATTTGCGAGAAAGAGCAGAGGGATTATGCTGGGAAGATTCATTTGTGCAAGTGGAATCGCTTTTAAAGAGAAAATTATACAACGCAAAGTCAGAATATCATCATACGGTACAAAATACGTTGGCAGTTGCCGCGGAAAAAGGGGACATTTCATATGTTGTTTGTTAA
- a CDS encoding PepSY domain-containing protein: MEALQNTPHEMPKQQQKTGKSLYQTIWRWHFYAGIIFTPFLIILALSGAVYLFKPQIENALYKDLYFVESKGEKTAISKQIDSVKQAYPSAVIAAVTVRDEANRTNKVSVLEKGKMFSVYVNPYTGKVVGELQPEKEFMTIFKKLHSELIVGGTVANRLVELAACWAVILLATGLYIWWPRNKASIWGTVLPRLNKRGRTLWRDLHAVPAFWLTGGILLLIVTGLPWSGVMGEQINKLATATHTGYPTFSFGFGPKPESATLTKDIAKDVPWATENLPVPASQINGYVPLSVDDINKVARAENIKAPYTLSMPQGPKGVYSITTSHTKPGDNATLHVDQYSGAVLSDVRYEDYGVMAKGITLGIALHEGRLFGLANQLLGLVICLGLIGICVSSFVMWRKRKPVNKAGAPALAKDKRVRIGVTIIMLLCGLIMPLVGISIIAVLILDKLIIANIKPLRNWLSA; encoded by the coding sequence ATGGAAGCATTGCAAAATACACCGCATGAGATGCCAAAGCAACAACAAAAGACAGGTAAGTCCTTATATCAAACAATTTGGAGATGGCATTTTTATGCGGGCATTATTTTTACGCCATTTCTCATTATATTGGCGCTAAGCGGAGCGGTATATTTGTTTAAGCCACAAATTGAGAACGCTTTATATAAAGACTTGTATTTTGTCGAATCAAAAGGAGAGAAAACAGCTATATCTAAACAAATTGATTCGGTTAAGCAAGCATATCCATCAGCAGTTATTGCTGCGGTAACTGTTCGTGATGAAGCAAATCGAACGAATAAGGTTAGTGTACTTGAAAAAGGAAAAATGTTCTCTGTCTATGTTAATCCGTATACAGGAAAAGTAGTGGGTGAATTGCAGCCAGAGAAAGAATTTATGACTATTTTCAAAAAGCTCCACAGCGAGCTAATTGTAGGTGGTACGGTTGCAAATCGTCTTGTGGAATTAGCAGCTTGCTGGGCCGTCATTCTTCTTGCAACTGGATTATATATTTGGTGGCCTCGAAACAAAGCTTCCATTTGGGGAACGGTCTTGCCACGTTTGAATAAAAGAGGACGCACATTATGGAGAGATTTACATGCAGTACCTGCATTTTGGCTAACAGGTGGTATACTCCTTCTTATTGTAACAGGACTTCCTTGGTCAGGTGTAATGGGAGAGCAAATCAATAAGTTGGCAACTGCTACACATACAGGCTATCCTACTTTTTCATTTGGATTTGGTCCGAAGCCGGAATCTGCTACATTAACAAAGGATATAGCGAAGGATGTGCCTTGGGCAACAGAAAACTTGCCAGTGCCTGCTTCGCAAATTAATGGATATGTACCATTGTCTGTTGATGATATAAACAAGGTGGCAAGAGCAGAGAATATCAAAGCACCGTATACGCTGTCTATGCCACAAGGGCCAAAAGGTGTGTACAGTATTACAACATCTCATACGAAGCCAGGAGATAATGCTACCCTGCATGTCGATCAATATAGCGGCGCTGTGCTTAGTGATGTTCGTTATGAGGACTATGGTGTAATGGCTAAAGGTATTACATTAGGTATTGCACTGCATGAAGGACGATTATTTGGTCTTGCAAATCAACTTTTAGGATTAGTGATTTGTTTAGGACTTATCGGAATTTGTGTAAGCTCTTTTGTGATGTGGCGCAAGCGCAAGCCGGTAAACAAAGCAGGCGCACCAGCCTTGGCAAAGGATAAACGTGTTCGTATCGGAGTAACGATTATTATGCTATTGTGTGGTCTTATTATGCCACTTGTAGGTATATCTATTATTGCGGTGCTAATTCTGGATAAACTTATCATTGCGAACATCAAGCCTCTTCGTAATTGGCTATCAGCTTAA
- a CDS encoding DUF6005 family protein, with translation MIKVHCFVSCVCEVIKKTADVDHRPYYFGVWDADFDISHDYILRYHSETIDHEFFKQWYEMLYGIHIHRWYEEEKTKDENVETLLTLLQNKPENRYVMVMLDLSMLPERENKFHQSPFPHYVMLEPTANQEEWCMYDPDFRWEGYLPRERILAAIREPAVKGGYYFDAEHIHPASPETVIAYFHTCLKKYENPMTDGVRKIVQAYTTGNQQHRLHELGIALQQLPVLAIRKYAYEHAFAYFWENLCWSDEEFEAWCDEVDCLVKGYTKVQYRAMKLGMTRNMDLVQDIFTCLDEQDEREFKIKEALKQCFEAWQQTCIVSQ, from the coding sequence ATGATTAAGGTGCATTGCTTTGTCAGCTGTGTATGCGAAGTGATTAAGAAAACAGCCGATGTTGATCATCGTCCGTACTACTTTGGTGTATGGGATGCTGATTTTGATATCAGTCATGATTATATATTGCGTTATCATTCCGAAACAATAGATCATGAATTTTTTAAACAATGGTACGAAATGCTATACGGCATTCACATTCATCGCTGGTATGAGGAAGAAAAAACAAAGGATGAAAATGTGGAAACGCTGTTAACGTTATTGCAGAATAAACCTGAGAACCGTTATGTAATGGTCATGCTTGATTTGTCCATGTTGCCTGAACGTGAAAATAAGTTCCATCAAAGCCCATTTCCGCACTATGTGATGCTAGAGCCGACTGCTAATCAAGAAGAGTGGTGTATGTATGATCCGGATTTTCGCTGGGAGGGATATTTGCCAAGAGAAAGAATTTTAGCTGCAATTCGTGAGCCAGCTGTAAAAGGTGGCTACTACTTTGATGCGGAGCATATACACCCAGCCTCTCCTGAAACGGTAATTGCATATTTCCACACATGTCTAAAGAAATATGAAAATCCAATGACAGATGGCGTGAGGAAGATCGTCCAAGCCTACACAACGGGAAATCAACAGCATCGGCTGCACGAGCTTGGCATAGCCTTACAGCAGCTGCCTGTACTTGCTATTCGGAAATATGCGTACGAGCATGCCTTTGCATATTTTTGGGAGAATCTTTGCTGGAGTGATGAAGAGTTTGAAGCATGGTGCGATGAGGTAGATTGTTTAGTCAAAGGGTACACGAAAGTACAATACCGGGCGATGAAGCTTGGAATGACAAGGAATATGGACCTAGTTCAGGACATTTTTACGTGCTTGGATGAGCAAGATGAACGTGAATTTAAAATTAAAGAGGCACTGAAACAATGCTTTGAAGCATGGCAGCAAACTTGTATTGTGTCACAATAG
- a CDS encoding FixH family protein: MKRVCVVLAVIMLAACGTQSKESGMKKQNELVQAHVIVPEHVELHKEQQLQIQVKSSKALSSPNVSLKIWNEQQEPMNLPVQYERDGVYSVKTMFHHKGIYYVQATVQGENFQLMPKKRFAVGEVTNRELKQLEEVPQSKKQPSQQGHHH, from the coding sequence ATGAAAAGAGTATGTGTTGTATTAGCAGTTATAATGCTTGCGGCTTGTGGTACGCAAAGTAAAGAGAGTGGCATGAAAAAACAAAATGAGCTAGTACAAGCTCATGTGATTGTACCTGAACATGTGGAGTTGCATAAAGAACAACAACTTCAGATACAGGTAAAAAGCAGTAAGGCGTTATCTTCTCCAAACGTTTCCTTGAAAATCTGGAACGAGCAACAAGAGCCTATGAATTTACCAGTTCAATATGAGCGCGATGGTGTGTATAGTGTGAAAACGATGTTTCATCATAAAGGTATTTATTACGTACAAGCTACTGTACAAGGAGAGAACTTTCAGTTAATGCCAAAGAAGCGCTTTGCTGTGGGAGAAGTCACCAATCGAGAGTTGAAGCAGTTAGAAGAGGTGCCGCAATCGAAGAAACAGCCTTCTCAGCAAGGACACCATCACTGA
- a CDS encoding sugar phosphate isomerase/epimerase, whose product MELSVCTISFRHHLQSIEEIAAWASQTGFTGIELWGIHARYLEAYDYDEHWLKSYHLHTAMLSDYIPFEEEERLKSVQTLSRLAHRWGANKIRTFAGGKGSQYTHGAERREIVSALRRNCEQFSEHGLSLLIEIHPNTLADTLPSTLQLIEEIDHPALYINYDVLHMWESGVDPVQAYKQLQPAIAHLHLKNISSRQYLHVFEPANVYAASGSRKGMVGLFEGAVDYQDFFSSIKTPISASLEWFGGDVKRVLQQDVLALQEILYKKLV is encoded by the coding sequence ATGGAGCTTTCTGTTTGTACCATTTCATTTCGGCACCATTTGCAATCTATTGAAGAGATTGCAGCATGGGCAAGCCAAACAGGCTTTACAGGAATTGAACTTTGGGGAATTCATGCTAGATATTTAGAGGCGTATGACTATGATGAACATTGGCTAAAGTCCTATCACCTACACACAGCTATGTTAAGTGATTATATTCCTTTTGAAGAAGAGGAACGTCTGAAATCTGTTCAAACGCTATCTCGTTTGGCACATAGATGGGGAGCGAATAAGATTCGAACATTTGCAGGGGGGAAAGGGAGCCAATATACGCACGGTGCCGAGCGAAGAGAGATTGTTAGCGCTTTACGGCGTAATTGTGAACAGTTCAGTGAACACGGACTATCTCTGCTCATTGAAATACATCCTAATACATTGGCAGACACACTGCCATCTACACTACAATTGATAGAAGAGATTGACCACCCTGCTTTATACATCAACTATGATGTCCTTCACATGTGGGAGTCAGGTGTTGATCCAGTCCAAGCATACAAGCAATTACAGCCAGCTATAGCTCATCTACATCTTAAAAATATTTCATCGCGGCAATACTTGCATGTATTCGAGCCAGCCAATGTATACGCCGCTTCCGGCTCTAGGAAAGGAATGGTTGGACTATTTGAGGGGGCAGTAGACTATCAGGACTTTTTTTCCAGTATTAAGACACCCATTTCTGCCTCTTTAGAGTGGTTTGGAGGCGATGTAAAACGAGTGTTACAACAAGATGTACTTGCATTGCAAGAAATATTGTATAAGAAACTCGTTTAA
- a CDS encoding ABC transporter substrate-binding protein has translation MRTKNRSRFMSIMLLVSIVGMILAGCGTSKETMGENKEKAKTDEVRKVTHAMGETEIQGTPKRVVVLTNEGTEAVLELGVKPVGAVKSGVGETWFPHIVKKMEGVKELGEEAQPNLEAIASLKPDLILGNKVRHEKVYTQLSAIAPTVFSEDLAGRWKENFTLYAEALNKAAEGKKAMTAYDKHIADVKKKLGDKINTQVSLVRFLPTTVRIYQKDTFAGTVLKDVGIARVPSQDKDNFMEVITEERMKDMDGDIMFYFNADYDETKGGTKKQQEWMNHPLYKELNVAKTNNAHQVDEVIWNLSGGIKAANLLLDDIVKHKDSMK, from the coding sequence ATGAGAACCAAAAACAGAAGTCGATTTATGAGCATTATGCTCCTTGTAAGTATAGTGGGAATGATTTTGGCAGGCTGTGGGACAAGCAAGGAAACAATGGGTGAGAATAAAGAAAAGGCTAAAACGGATGAAGTGCGCAAAGTAACACATGCGATGGGTGAAACCGAAATACAAGGTACGCCAAAGCGCGTTGTTGTGTTAACAAATGAAGGTACTGAAGCAGTATTAGAATTAGGTGTAAAACCAGTCGGTGCAGTGAAATCTGGTGTTGGTGAAACATGGTTTCCGCATATTGTAAAGAAAATGGAAGGTGTAAAGGAGTTAGGAGAAGAAGCACAGCCTAACTTAGAAGCGATTGCTTCCTTAAAGCCAGATCTTATTTTGGGTAACAAAGTTCGCCATGAAAAAGTGTATACACAATTATCTGCGATTGCACCAACTGTATTTTCTGAAGACTTAGCAGGAAGATGGAAAGAAAACTTTACGTTGTATGCAGAGGCTTTGAATAAAGCAGCAGAAGGCAAAAAAGCAATGACAGCTTATGATAAACACATTGCCGATGTAAAGAAAAAGCTAGGTGACAAAATAAATACGCAAGTATCGCTAGTACGTTTCTTACCAACAACAGTTCGTATTTATCAAAAAGATACATTTGCTGGTACGGTATTAAAAGATGTTGGCATTGCACGTGTACCTTCACAAGATAAAGACAATTTTATGGAAGTGATTACAGAAGAACGTATGAAGGATATGGACGGGGATATTATGTTTTACTTCAACGCTGATTATGACGAAACAAAAGGCGGCACGAAAAAGCAACAAGAGTGGATGAACCACCCGCTTTATAAAGAGCTAAACGTAGCTAAAACCAACAATGCTCACCAAGTTGATGAAGTCATTTGGAACCTGTCTGGCGGTATTAAGGCAGCTAACTTATTGCTGGATGATATTGTGAAGCACAAGGATTCCATGAAGTAA
- a CDS encoding antibiotic biosynthesis monooxygenase produces the protein MFIQIKTISVEEGYAEQMVERFAGQGIIEEQPGFLDLSVLKKKQGKGAEEVLVVIRWESEAAWKAWETSEVHLAGHRANRGKPAPSFILNSRQDVYHVLGQKMCQA, from the coding sequence ATGTTTATTCAAATTAAAACAATTTCTGTAGAAGAGGGTTATGCGGAACAAATGGTAGAGCGCTTTGCAGGGCAGGGTATTATTGAAGAGCAACCTGGTTTTTTAGATTTAAGTGTATTAAAGAAAAAACAAGGAAAAGGTGCAGAAGAAGTTTTGGTTGTCATTCGTTGGGAATCGGAAGCAGCGTGGAAGGCTTGGGAGACGAGTGAGGTCCATTTAGCAGGTCATCGTGCAAACCGTGGCAAGCCAGCACCTTCTTTCATTTTGAATAGTCGTCAAGATGTATACCATGTATTGGGGCAGAAAATGTGTCAAGCGTAA
- a CDS encoding AMP-binding protein, with product MLFVNEQYYTIGDLEKYHQAFEHLLELQDCQNKRIAACLPDAFSCIALCLYIWKKGGSFVPIHVATPFLAAKEIARESAAHVLFFHSFEDATIIKKEQNEREGFLVQMSSGTTGTPKQILRTWLMIEEELEAYTSVFPEHVGSTTIIACPVTHSYGLISGVFAALKRGSTPVIITNSNPKYVLRILREHPDHILYAAPALLHMLVQLAKPVGQFNAVMTSGTLMPQSWLDALCLTANRVLQQYGCSETGCVTLHPDLRHAEEMGRALPHVRIQTGTEDAPGEIVISTKHGKIFTKDIGYVKGDMLCFVTRQDDMINVAGLNVYPSVVEKVLLLDERLEEAVVYKKQDMYAGERVCAQFTSVAVIEITELLILCQKYLAPHQIPVELVQVDEIKKLPNGKVSRRMLGGIMV from the coding sequence ATGTTGTTTGTTAATGAACAATATTATACAATCGGTGACCTGGAAAAGTATCATCAGGCATTTGAGCATCTACTAGAGTTACAAGACTGTCAAAATAAGAGAATAGCAGCTTGTTTGCCGGATGCTTTTTCATGTATTGCGCTGTGCTTATACATATGGAAAAAGGGAGGAAGCTTTGTTCCTATTCATGTAGCAACGCCCTTTTTAGCAGCAAAGGAAATTGCGCGTGAAAGTGCCGCTCATGTACTATTCTTTCATTCATTTGAAGATGCAACCATCATCAAAAAGGAACAAAATGAGCGAGAAGGCTTTCTGGTACAAATGAGTTCAGGAACGACAGGGACACCTAAACAAATCCTGCGTACATGGCTCATGATTGAGGAAGAGCTGGAGGCATACACTTCTGTCTTTCCTGAACATGTGGGGAGTACCACGATCATTGCGTGTCCGGTGACACACTCATACGGTTTAATTAGTGGTGTATTTGCAGCGCTGAAAAGAGGAAGCACGCCTGTAATTATAACAAACTCAAATCCCAAGTATGTACTGCGTATATTACGTGAGCATCCAGACCACATTTTATATGCGGCGCCGGCCTTGCTTCATATGCTAGTTCAATTGGCAAAACCAGTCGGTCAGTTTAATGCAGTGATGACTTCGGGAACGTTAATGCCGCAGTCTTGGCTTGACGCACTTTGCCTGACAGCAAATCGCGTGCTGCAGCAATATGGCTGTTCTGAAACAGGATGTGTGACATTACATCCAGACCTTCGACATGCGGAAGAAATGGGGCGTGCTTTGCCACACGTGCGAATCCAAACGGGAACAGAAGACGCACCAGGTGAAATTGTAATTTCCACAAAGCACGGGAAAATCTTTACAAAGGACATAGGGTATGTCAAAGGTGATATGCTGTGCTTTGTTACGAGGCAGGACGATATGATTAATGTAGCGGGCTTAAACGTCTATCCATCAGTGGTAGAAAAAGTTTTGTTATTGGATGAGAGGCTGGAAGAAGCTGTTGTATATAAGAAGCAGGATATGTATGCAGGTGAGCGTGTGTGCGCACAATTCACGTCGGTGGCCGTTATTGAGATAACAGAACTGCTTATATTATGCCAAAAGTATTTAGCACCGCATCAAATTCCTGTTGAACTTGTTCAAGTAGATGAAATAAAAAAACTGCCAAACGGTAAAGTGAGTCGCCGTATGCTAGGAGGGATTATGGTATGA
- a CDS encoding IucA/IucC family siderophore biosynthesis protein, with the protein MRQTAKQIAANASFQAFMNSYLKELGQEEWYRKDEVHFPCPSGINGEELLYVRLPKQKQELILEVAYRSLVGRHTFSRVFHRADTTWREQDFYTTVVLLIQELHMEEIKYVGSYDDSHCDELLVRFLESYQNMAHYIEKRLGEHKHRVHSFIEGEQSLVYGHWLHPTPKSKQGMASWQHSTYAPELRGTFQLHYFKVHMNLIKEDSALGMSARTIVQQNIMSEIQLRENEIVIPMHPLQAQWLLQQSYVQDAMQKGDILHLGPLGSCYTATSSIRTLYQENSKWMYKFSIPVKVTNSLRTNRLHELKAGVAMARLIQTLQYDTASFRIIQDPAYLTVNLLGEKESGFEVIIRSNPFQQGHDQGIFTIAALVQDPLPGRISNIRQIIESLTLQENRSVQEVSRKWLQHYFTCAIEPLLRLYDTHGIALEAHQQNSILDVSRGYPTVYYYRDNQGYYLSRSYQAYLQEKEPSLEPDLFYEDTIIQERFAYYLFVNQIFSVLHRFGVEGLLTEEESVHWLTISLQELQKDFTGPGKSFLHMLFTQESFPCKANLLTRLYDVDELAADLEQAVYVTIANPFVSRKELHYAHSV; encoded by the coding sequence ATGCGCCAAACAGCAAAACAAATAGCTGCGAACGCTTCATTTCAAGCGTTTATGAACAGTTATCTTAAAGAACTTGGTCAAGAGGAGTGGTATAGAAAGGATGAAGTTCATTTTCCATGTCCAAGTGGCATAAATGGTGAGGAACTATTATATGTAAGGCTTCCAAAGCAGAAACAGGAGCTGATATTAGAAGTTGCATATCGTTCTCTGGTCGGAAGACATACTTTTTCACGTGTATTTCACCGCGCAGATACAACATGGAGAGAACAAGACTTTTATACAACTGTCGTGCTGCTTATCCAAGAATTACATATGGAAGAAATCAAATATGTCGGTAGCTACGATGATTCGCATTGCGATGAGTTGCTTGTTCGTTTTTTGGAAAGCTATCAAAATATGGCTCATTATATTGAAAAGAGACTAGGTGAGCATAAACATAGGGTTCATTCCTTTATCGAAGGAGAGCAGTCACTTGTATATGGTCACTGGCTGCATCCAACACCAAAAAGCAAACAAGGCATGGCATCTTGGCAACACAGCACTTATGCACCGGAACTGCGAGGTACGTTTCAGCTTCATTACTTCAAAGTCCATATGAATCTAATAAAAGAGGATTCAGCATTGGGTATGTCGGCTCGTACCATTGTCCAACAGAATATAATGTCGGAAATCCAGCTGCGAGAAAATGAAATAGTGATTCCGATGCACCCGCTTCAGGCGCAGTGGCTTTTACAGCAGTCTTACGTACAAGATGCTATGCAAAAAGGTGACATTCTTCACTTAGGTCCTTTAGGCTCATGTTACACAGCAACGTCTTCCATTCGTACTTTATATCAAGAGAACAGTAAATGGATGTATAAGTTTTCCATTCCTGTTAAAGTGACAAACTCCTTGCGAACAAATCGATTACATGAATTAAAAGCAGGAGTAGCAATGGCTAGACTTATACAAACCTTGCAGTACGACACCGCTTCATTTCGAATTATTCAAGATCCGGCGTATCTCACTGTGAATTTACTTGGCGAAAAAGAAAGTGGGTTTGAAGTTATCATCCGTTCTAATCCATTCCAGCAAGGGCATGACCAAGGAATATTTACAATTGCTGCGCTCGTACAGGATCCATTGCCCGGCAGAATATCAAATATACGGCAAATCATAGAATCGCTTACGTTACAAGAGAACCGTTCTGTACAAGAAGTAAGTCGAAAATGGCTGCAGCACTATTTTACATGTGCAATTGAACCATTGCTGCGTTTATACGATACACACGGTATTGCGCTAGAAGCACATCAGCAAAACAGTATATTAGATGTAAGTAGAGGATATCCGACCGTGTATTATTATCGCGATAACCAAGGCTACTATTTATCACGTTCTTATCAAGCTTACTTACAAGAGAAAGAACCATCATTAGAGCCGGATTTATTTTATGAAGATACGATTATTCAAGAACGCTTTGCGTACTATTTATTTGTAAATCAGATATTTTCTGTTCTACATCGTTTTGGTGTGGAAGGCTTGTTAACAGAAGAAGAATCTGTTCATTGGTTGACGATTTCTTTACAAGAGTTACAGAAGGATTTTACAGGACCCGGCAAATCCTTTTTACACATGTTGTTTACGCAGGAGAGTTTTCCTTGTAAAGCCAACTTGCTAACACGCTTATACGATGTGGATGAATTGGCTGCAGATTTGGAGCAAGCTGTGTATGTAACGATTGCTAATCCGTTTGTATCACGAAAGGAGCTGCATTATGCACACAGTGTGTGA
- the asbD gene encoding petrobactin biosynthesis protein AsbD, producing MSRTELYDTIYHILKEKLALSHVSAFHEHARLNEDLYMDSVMVLQLILHIEIDLGFNIPDDAIVPKDFHTVGSLLSFLEGMEQNLGRKVYD from the coding sequence ATGAGCAGGACGGAATTATATGACACCATCTATCACATTCTGAAAGAAAAATTAGCTTTATCTCATGTATCTGCGTTTCATGAACATGCCAGATTAAATGAGGATTTATATATGGATTCAGTTATGGTGCTGCAGCTTATTTTACATATTGAAATTGATCTAGGGTTCAACATTCCAGATGATGCAATCGTACCGAAGGACTTCCATACGGTAGGTTCCTTGCTGTCATTTCTAGAGGGGATGGAGCAAAATCTGGGGAGGAAGGTCTATGATTAA